The following proteins come from a genomic window of Lycium ferocissimum isolate CSIRO_LF1 chromosome 4, AGI_CSIRO_Lferr_CH_V1, whole genome shotgun sequence:
- the LOC132054620 gene encoding uncharacterized protein LOC132054620 — protein sequence MHSSGFLMKELKSELNNLCTQNDDPKMKRQVRCQHGVLLKMQISWSPNNPGRRFWTCPFYGAKKCKFFEWRDDPIDERSKFVIHKLIKKMEEQAVELKKKMEEQTVELKKKMAEEVGLTNEMEEGESSCIDGDIGNDNSEMAIGNENITTNEEMKVLKVEEEMKVSKLEEEMKVMKLEQEKRGRCITIIKFLFFLFLWCCYLVYWVFLNKHYQCRLP from the exons ATGCATTCTAGTG ggtTCTTAATGAAAGAGCTCAAATCGGAGTTGAACAATCTTTGTACTCAAAATGACGATCCAAAGATGAAGCGTCAAGTGCGATGCCAGCATGGAGTATTATTAAAAATGCAGATTTCTTGGTCTCCCAATAATCCCGGAAGAAGATTTTGGACATGCCCATTCTATGGG gCTAAGAAATGTAAGTTCTTTGAATGGAGGGATGATCCTATTGATGAAAGGTCTAAGTTTGTTATTCACAAATTGATTAAGAAAATGGAAGAGCAAGCAgtggaattgaagaagaaaatggaagaacaaACAgtggaattgaagaagaaaatggcGGAAGAAGTTGGTTTGACAAATGAAATGGAAGAAGGAGAGTCTTCTTGCATTGATGGAGATATTGGTAATGACAATAGTGAAATGGCCATCGGTAATGAGAATATCACTACAAATGAAGAGATGAAAGTGTTAaaggttgaagaagagatgaaagtgtcaaagcttgaagaagagatgaaagtgaTGAAACTTGAACAAGAGAAGAGGGGTAGATGCATTACTATTatcaagtttttgttttttttgtttctttggtGTTGTTATTTGGTTTATTGGGTGTTTTTGAACAAGCATTACCAATGTCGATTGCCATAG
- the LOC132052430 gene encoding transcription factor MYB1R1-like, with translation MSSACSDKSSSSSMTGGLGGGEKEIMLFGVRVKVDPMRKSVSLNNLSQYEEPNTNNNNNSNNGGDNINESSKVVDEGYASADDAVQHQSNSARERKRGVPWTEEEHKLFLLGLQKVGKGDWRGISRNFVKTRTPTQVASHAQKYFLRRSNLNRRRRRSSLFDITTDLVSVMPIEDGENKQEIPVLAPATLPTAETTKTNAFPVAPAVGPIMLPAQIDKSRESPTLFQRDQGNSSMLVRPVPMFSMPNPSTMIDLNANQNSTIEPSSLSLRLSLSLDQGQASSTRHPAFKVMSSFSNGESIIRVA, from the exons ATGTCTAGCGCATGTAGCGACAAGTCATCATCGTCGTCGATGACCGGCGGTTTAGGAGGAGGGGAAAAGGAAATCATGTTGTTTGGTGTGAGAGTTAAAGTTGATCCTATGAGGAAAAGCGTCAGTCTCAACAATCTGTCACAGTACGAGGAACCAaatactaacaacaacaacaatagcaacaatgGTGGTGATAATATCAACGAGTCTTCTAAAGTGGTTGATGAAGGTTATGCTTCTGCAGATGATGCTGTTCAACACCAGTCCAACAGTGCTCGTGAGCGTAAGCGAG GAGTTCCATGGACGGAGGAAGAGCACAAGTTATTCCTTTTAGGATTGCAGAAAGTGGGAAAAGGAGACTGGAGAGGAATCTCTAGAAACTTCGTAAAGACTCGCACACCGACGCAAGTTGCTAGTCATGCTCAGAAGTATTTCCTCCGCCGAAGCAACCTCAACCGTCGTCGTCGCCGATCCAGCCTCTTTGATATCACCACTGATTTG GTATCAGTAATGCCAATAGAAGATGGGGAAAATAAGCAAGAAATCCCAGTTCTAGCACCAGCAACATTACCTACTGCAGAAACTACCAAAACCAATGCATTTCCGGTGGCACCAGCTGTTGGTCCTATCATGTTACCAGCACAGATTGATAAGTCAAGAGAGAGTCCAACTCTGTTTCAACGAGATCAAGGGAATTCATCGATGCTGGTTCGTCCTGTTCCTATGTTTTCAATGCCCAATCCATCAACAATGATCGACCTTAACGCGAACCAGAACTCAACAATTGAGCCATCGTCTTTGTCACTGAGATTATCCTTGTCACTAGATCAAGGACAAGCATCATCTACTAGACACCCGGCATTTAAAGTGATGTCAAGCTTCAGCAATGGAGAAAGCATCATCAGAGTGGCATGA
- the LOC132052429 gene encoding serine/threonine-protein kinase AtPK2/AtPK19-like yields MAFAAQQKKALHSMLASKLTQLKIPDSSSLSSTDQDFDFSDVFGAPTSSSPSSSSNFVTDPQIIYSRSHSFVGPSPRITLSKPLPFHQEVDSEGENDSDKVDTHVSDNQETGCIDGVEEISGVTKYGPGDFEILRMIGKGSFGKVFQVRMKGYGGGDGDDDGILAMKVMRKDTVIKNNHVDYMRAERDILTKVEHPFIVQLRYSFQTRSKLYLILDFINGGHLFYHLYRQGIFSEGQARIYAAEIVSAVSHLHQRGIVHRDLKPENILMDADGHVMLTDFGLAKEIDESSRSNSMCGTTEYMAPEILLSKGHNKDADWWSVGILLYEMLTGQPPFTHSNRKKLQEKIINEKVKLLPRLTGEAHSLLKGLLQKDPSKRLGSGPRGGDEVKSHKWFRAINWKKLDARELQPKFKPDVIGRDCTANFDKCWTAMPPDDSPASTPTTGEHFQGYTYVAPNPWLSSS; encoded by the exons ATGGCCTTTGCAGCTCAGCAAAAAAAGGCCCTTCATTCTATGTTAGCAAGCAAGCTAACCCAACTCAAAATTCCTGActcttcttctttatcttctaCAGATCAAGATTTTGATTTTTCTGATGTATTTGGTGCTCCtacttcttcatctccttcatcttcttccaaTTTTGTAACTGACCCACAAATCATTTATAGTAGGTCTCACTCTTTTGTGGGTCCATCTCCAAGAATCACTCTCTCAAAGCCTTTACCTTTTCATCAAGAAGTTGATTCTGAAGGTGAAAATGATAGTGATAAAGTTGATACTCATGTGAGTGATAATCAAGAAACTGGATGTATTGATGGTGTTGAAGAGATTAGTGGAGTAACAAAATATGGGCCAGGTGATTTTGAGATTTTGAGGATGATTGGAAAAGGTTCTTTTGGGAAGGTTTTTCAGGTGAGGATGAAGGGttatggtggtggtgatggtgatgatgatgggATATTAGCTATGAAAGTGATGAGGAAAGACACAGTTATTAAGAATAATCATGTAGATTATATGAGGGCTGAGAGAGATATTCTTACAAAAGTTGAACACCCTTTTATTGTTCAACTTAGGTACTCTTTTCAG ACAAGGTCTAAGCTATACTTGATTTTGGATTTTATAAATGGAGGACACCTTTTCTATCATTTATACAGACAAGGGATTTTCAG TGAGGGCCAGGCACGGATTTATGCTGCTGAGATAGTCTCTGCTGTTTCACATCTTCACCAGAGAGGGATCGTGCACCGAGACCTCAAACCTGAAAATATTCTCATGGATGCTGATGGACAT GTTATGCTGACAGATTTTGGACTGGCAAAAGAGATTGATGAATCAAGCAGATCAAATTCAATGTGTGGAACCACGGAATATATGGCTCCAGAAATTTTACTTTCCAAGGGCCACAATAAAGATGCTGACTGGTGGAGCGTTGGGATACTTCTGTATGAGATGCTGACTGGACAG CCACcattcacacattcaaatagaaagaagcttcaagaaaagATCATCAACGAGAAAGTGAAACTTCTACCACGTCTGACCGGTGAAGCTCACTCTCTGCTCAAAGGA CTGCTACAGAAGGACCCATCCAAAAGATTAGGCAGTGGACCAAGAGGAGGGGATGAGGTCAAAAGTCACAAGTGGTTCCGGGCGATCAATTGGAAGAAATTAGATGCCAGAGAGCTACAGCCTAAGTTCAAACCAGATGTAATTGGCAGAGACTGCACTGCCAATTTTGACAAATGTTGGACTGCGATGCCACCGGATGACTCACCAGCATCTACTCCAACAACAGGCGAACACTTTCAAGGTTACACTTACGTAGCACCAAATCCTTGGCTCTCCTCTAGTTGA